ACATTCTACCGCCACCACGCCCTATGTCCGGACAATCAGTTTCACGGTGTCTAACGCACTGGGCGGGGAGCCCATTGATTTCACGGAGCCTGCCACCACCAGCCCCCAGCAGAGCGCCCATGTAGTGGTCGTCCGCTATGTAGATCAGAAAGAGGTGGTGCACAACCTCTACTGGAAAAGACAGTCCCTGGGGAAGGACGATGGGGATACCCTGTTGGAGCCGGGGGAGAAGTTCCTGGTTAGGGTATTTTTGGAGCCTCCCTCCGAGGCAATCGGTTGGCGCCCTTTGACCAACCGTCTCGAAGCCAGTCAAAAATTTAGCCTGCACGTGATGAGTCCCACGGGTGCCACCCTGGTCATTGAACGCATGACGCCAGCCCGGTTAGACTACGTGATGGACCTGAACTAGGCCTTGCTGGCCCGTCGTGGGGGGCTGTTCCCAGGGGCATCCCGGGGACAGCCCCCTAGTCACACCTGGGGAGGCCCACTATGCCCAAGAGCCTGGAAGACCTGGAAAACGAGATGCGCATCCTCAAGAGTGAGGTCCAGCAGGCCCTCCTGGACATCCGGGAGTTCCTGCTGACCTATGTGGAAAACCCCTTCCCCGCCGGGGGAGGGCGGGAGCGCTCCGCATCGGGTGGGGTGCTCTCCTCCCTTACCCAGGGGGCTAACGGTTTTTCCGCCGAGGGGAAGCACGCCGAAACCCCGTCATCGGTCAGCGGGCCCGGAGGGGGTGGGAGTGGCCCAGTCAGTGGGGGAACGGCCTCTGTGTCTGGATCGACGGGGATACAGGCTCCTCCAGCTGGAAGCGTGGCGCCCGGAGAAGTAGGAAACAGTTCGCCGAAGGCGGGAACGGTGTCCGTGCCCGTGTCATCGGAAACACAGAGACCTTCGGGCGCAACGACAGAGCAGGATTGGCGTCCCACTGGCCCGTCTGCACCCCGCGGGGGCTCGCACGGTTCTAATGACCATGACCAGGAGCCCCCGAACACGGCGGCTCGTCCCCGGGGGGCCTCACACCAGGCGTCCTCGGCGGCCCGTTACCAGCATCCCCCTCACCCTGAAGTTGAACCTGACGCGGAGGAAAAGGGTTCTATCCAGCCCCATGCTGCTCCCGACCTGGCCACCATCGCCTTGCTGGCCCCATGGGTGGAGAAGGGACAACGTCAAGTGGGGCGACAAGCCTTGCACAAGGTGGTCAACCTGTACGCCGATTTGGGGGGCCTTTCCCCCCGGGTGCAGAAGGCTATGGACCACCTGCTGGCCTTGAGCGACGGGGCCGAGGACGGGTCTGGCAAGCCTTCTCTGCGCCAATGCCTGCGCCTGTTAGCCGATCTGGATGCCCTGCTTCAGCGCGCCCGGCGGGATGCGACGGGGGCCGCGCTGTTGGCCGCCTACCTGTGCAACGGCTCCGAGGACGATACGACCTGACCTGGCTAACGTTCCCCTCCCCGTGGAAGGCTGGGAAAACGCTTCCCAGCCTCTTTCTTTGTAGATGATCCCCTAGACCGGAGGGGCCGTGTTGTGGCCCGCGCCAGGTCCCTGGCTGGATGCCTTACCGTCGGACCAGGGAGGCGACCTCACGGGCCAGGCGTGCCAAGGTGTGGATGTCCACCTCTTCCAGATCGGCGGCCAAAGCCTCTATCTCCGTATCCACGGCCTTATCCGAGGTGAAGAGGGCCCGCAGGTCGTCTGACAGGCCATTGCCGTTCTGTTGCGGTGGTTGAGCCGGGGGTGGACCGTCACTTTGAGGGGTGGGGGAAACACCACTGGGGGGATTGGGAGAGGGAGGGGATACCTCAACGGGTGGGGGGGATGCCGAAGGCACTTCGGCCGGAGCGACAGGACCCGCCCCGCTCTGCAGCCAGGGCATGGTGGCGGCCAAGGGATCGTCCCCTGCTTGAGGGGCGGGTTGCTCTGCCCGTGCCTCTAGGGGTGGATCCCCTGCCGAGGGTGGGCTACCTTTGCCCGAGCGAGGGGAGCGGCGCGAAAAGAGGCCCATACTGCACCTCCTGAGCGAATGGTGTGGTAAAGGATTGGGCGATGGTCTGCATGGCTTCGTGCTAAGAGAAAGAGGGAATGGAGCCCATAATCATGTGAGCCAGAACGGGACTGGCGATGAGGGCGGCACCCGAGGCGGCCAAAGTCAGGGATAGGGGAAACAAGAGACGGAAGGGGTATCCCCCATCGGCCAGGTGGGGGGCCAGGGCATTGACGATGGACAGGGCGATGACCACCGGCCCCGTCAGCATTTCCAGCAGGCGCATATGCGCGAAACTCAAGCTGAAAAAGGAGGTGAGGTTGATGTTGCTCTGGCCGGCCATGTCCGGCAGGCTTACTTTTTGCACCATCTCTCCGAAGGCCGAGACGATGGCGACGACGAAGGTGAGGAGGAAAGCCACAGTGGTGTGGAGGGCAAGGGTCAGCCAGGCGAAGGTGCGGGTGGTGAGTTTGCGCTTCTCCCGCAGGAAGGCGGTCTTCATCGCTAATAGGGCGGTGCGGGCCCCCACCTCCTCCGGCTCGCCCCCCATGCTGATGCCGTCTAGGAAGATGCGCACACTCCGGCGCATCAGTTCGCTTCCCGTTTCGGTCACCAGTTTCTCCCAACATAGTTCGGGAGCGGCCCCAGCCTGAAGGCGCAGGTAAAGGCGGCGCACCGCCGAGGCCAGATGCGGCAGGGCACGCAGGTCGATGCGCCCCAAGGCCTCGGAGACGGTGGTGCCGATAGCGGTGGCGGTAGCCCCTACCACGCGCAGGAACACGGCCGTCTCCCGGTCCAGTTTGGTGATGCGGGCATCGTATCTGCTGGCCAGGACGCCGACAAGCAAAAAGGCCAGGGCCACCGCCAGCAGTATCCAGCCTAGGGGCACTCCCAGCATTCCCAGAAGGGAGGCGACGATAAGGGCCCCCGGGACAAGGGTGAAGGCGGCCCTGCGTGTGCCCCGCTGGCTCGGCAGGCCCTGGGGGCCGGCGATGAAGCGTCTCTCGCTGGGGGTGGAGCGGAAGATAATCCACACCCCCAGGCCGCACAAGGCCACCGTCAACCCCACTAGCCCCAGGATAACCCCCACGCCCAGGTCGTAGATGATGGTGGAGATGACCGCCACGATAATCACCAGCACTGCCGACACCACCAGGGCGGCATAAGCGTCGGTCCACTTGCGGAGGGTCTCCAGTTTGCTTTCATACTCGTTGCTGTAGGCTTCGGCGTAGATACGGGCCTCCCGCTCCAGGAAATCCGCCTCAGGCTCGCCGGAGGTGAGGGCTCCCGCCAGGCGCAGAAAGAGGCTTTTGACGATGTCCCGCTTGCTCTTCTCCCCCACGATGCGACATGCTTCGGCATACTCATAGTTCAGGTTACCGACCAGGTGCTCTATCTCCGCGAAGTAGACGGCCGTGGAGACAGGCAAGCGGGCGGCGTGAGCGAAGATCTGGGAGCGGGGGATGCCCGCTGCCGAAATGGCCGAGAGGTAGGTCAGGTGATGGAGCAGGTCAAAGCCCAAAAGCCCGTCAGCCGAGGGCTCCTGGGGCTTGGCCGATGTTTTAGAAGAGGCCCTCCCGGCGCGCCTGCGTAAGGATACGGAAAAGGTCATAGTAGCCCTTGACCCCTTTCTCTTTGTGCAGTTTCTCCAGAACGCGGGCCCGGCGCTCAAGGAGGTTGTAAATCTCCCACTTGCGGTTGCCCACCAGTCCGCGGCGCATCGCCACCTTCTGCTCCAGAAGGAAACTGTTTTTATCCCCGACGAACTCAAAGGCGTCGCGCACCGGGTCCCAACGGAATACCTCCACGAAGGAGAAGGTGTTGGAGGGGGGGTCGTAGCCTACGATTTCGCTGATACTCAGTGCCCGTCGGCCGGTTTTGCCGTTGGGGAGGCGCACGGCGCTCATGATGACCACAGCGTTCAGGTTGTCGATGTAGGTCTTGGGGATGTTGATGGGGTGGCCGGTCAGGCGCTGAATGAGGCGCTCCACGGTGGAGGCGTGGAAGGTGGCCATCACTGCGTGGCCGGTCTGCATGGCTTGGAAGGCGATGGCTCCCTCCTCGCCGCGAATCTCGCCGATCATAATCAGGTTGGGGCGCTGGCGCAGGGCGGCCTTGAGCAGGTCCATCATAGTTACGGCCGCCCCCTTCTCGCCGGCACGGGGTGCTTTCGCCACTTCCCGCACCCAGTTCTGATGGGGCACCTGGATTTCGGGGGTGTCCTCAATGGTAACGATTTTGGCGTCCGGGGGCACAAAGATGGTAATGGCATTCAAAGCGGTGGTCTTGCCCGAGGCCGTTTCACCCGAGACGAAGATGTTCATCCCCTCCTCCAGGAGGATGGAGAGGTAGGCGGCCATGCGGTAGTCCATAGTGCCGAACTCAATGAGTTCAAAGATGCTTAGGGGAGTTTCGTTGAACTTGCGAATGGTGAAGTTGCTCCCTCGTTGGGACACCTCGCGGCCATAGACGATGTTCACACGGGAGCCGTCGGGGAGGGTGGCGTCCACAATGGGGTTGCGCAAGGTCACGGGGCGCTTTATCTGCTCGGACAGGCGCAAAACGAACTTGTCCAGTTGCTCGTGGGTGGCGAAATGGATGGTGCTCTTCATACTCTTGAAGATTTTATGCTCCAAGAACACATACCCCAGCCCACTGCAACTAATGTCTTCTATGTATTTGTCAGAGATCATGGGTTGGAGGACGCCTAATCCCACTTTGTCCCGCACCATCAGGTAGCGGACAGCGGCGAATTGCTGGGGGGTAAGGGTAACTTTGCCGTTCTCCTCCCGACGGCGCAAAAAGAACCATCCTTTGGGGCGTGTCTGGCTTGTTTTGGAGCCATTCCCCACCTGACAAACCTCATCCAGGGCCGACAGCAAGGCCTGGGTCTTTTCTTCGGGGGTCTTGGCGGCAGCGAACTTCTCCGCCTTATCCAGCAGGCGCGCCTCAACGGCAGGCAGCACCTCGTCTAGGCGCACGGCGAAGAGGGGTTCTACAGGGATGTACAGGGAGCGCTCCTCTTTAGGAGCGGTAAGCACATGGATGAACACCTCCTCGGAGACGGGGTAGAGGAGGTTATAGGGCTTCATATCCCCCAGTTTGCGGGAGAGGGTGGCATAGTACCGGGGGACCCCCAGTTGTCCTGTGGGGAGAGCGTGGATGTAGCGGAGCAGGTGCGTATTCTTCCGGCACTGCTCTTGCACCTCGGGTGTGAGGGAGCGGAACAGGGGGCACTCAAAGAGGTGCTCCTCCGTTTCGGGGGCGTGCGTGGGAATGGCGACGCTGTGGGTGGTCATAAGCTTCCCTTATGCTTTGGCCTTGGTGAAGGGGATGATGCGCATACCCCAGCCCGGTTCCACATCAAAACTGATGATGTTGCC
The sequence above is drawn from the Dehalococcoidia bacterium genome and encodes:
- a CDS encoding type II/IV secretion system ATPase subunit, producing MTTHSVAIPTHAPETEEHLFECPLFRSLTPEVQEQCRKNTHLLRYIHALPTGQLGVPRYYATLSRKLGDMKPYNLLYPVSEEVFIHVLTAPKEERSLYIPVEPLFAVRLDEVLPAVEARLLDKAEKFAAAKTPEEKTQALLSALDEVCQVGNGSKTSQTRPKGWFFLRRREENGKVTLTPQQFAAVRYLMVRDKVGLGVLQPMISDKYIEDISCSGLGYVFLEHKIFKSMKSTIHFATHEQLDKFVLRLSEQIKRPVTLRNPIVDATLPDGSRVNIVYGREVSQRGSNFTIRKFNETPLSIFELIEFGTMDYRMAAYLSILLEEGMNIFVSGETASGKTTALNAITIFVPPDAKIVTIEDTPEIQVPHQNWVREVAKAPRAGEKGAAVTMMDLLKAALRQRPNLIMIGEIRGEEGAIAFQAMQTGHAVMATFHASTVERLIQRLTGHPINIPKTYIDNLNAVVIMSAVRLPNGKTGRRALSISEIVGYDPPSNTFSFVEVFRWDPVRDAFEFVGDKNSFLLEQKVAMRRGLVGNRKWEIYNLLERRARVLEKLHKEKGVKGYYDLFRILTQARREGLF